In Caldivirga sp., a single genomic region encodes these proteins:
- the psmA gene encoding archaeal proteasome endopeptidase complex subunit alpha, whose translation MFSPQMAGYDRAITIFSPEGELYQVRYAGEAVKRGWATVGLKCSDGVVLAAEKRKLGPLIDLNSIEKVYMIDTHIGAASAGLLSDARILIDYAREQAQVYRLLYDEQADVEYITKRISDLEQAYTQHGGVRPFGIALIIGGVDKNGPRLYQTDPSGIYFGYYATALGSGSSLILEYLEKNYKYEMDINSCVKLTIKSLSLVAESLESDRFEIGVIDAKTKSFRKLTAEELKKLIEEAKNEGLPQRPSA comes from the coding sequence ATGTTTAGTCCACAGATGGCTGGATATGATCGGGCTATAACGATATTTAGCCCAGAGGGTGAATTATACCAGGTTAGGTATGCTGGTGAGGCAGTTAAGAGGGGGTGGGCTACTGTTGGCTTAAAATGTTCTGATGGTGTTGTACTTGCTGCTGAAAAAAGGAAACTGGGGCCATTAATAGATCTTAATTCAATAGAGAAGGTGTATATGATTGATACCCATATTGGTGCTGCTTCAGCAGGATTACTCTCAGACGCTAGGATCCTGATAGATTACGCTAGGGAACAGGCCCAAGTATATAGGCTTCTCTATGATGAGCAGGCTGATGTCGAGTACATAACTAAGAGGATTAGTGACCTGGAGCAAGCCTACACTCAACATGGTGGTGTTAGACCCTTCGGTATAGCATTAATAATAGGGGGTGTTGATAAGAATGGTCCAAGGCTTTACCAAACAGACCCAAGTGGAATATACTTTGGCTACTACGCAACAGCATTAGGAAGTGGCTCATCTTTAATACTTGAATACCTTGAGAAGAACTATAAATATGAGATGGATATTAATTCATGCGTTAAGTTAACCATTAAGTCACTAAGCCTAGTGGCAGAGAGCCTTGAGTCTGACAGATTTGAAATTGGAGTTATTGATGCTAAGACCAAGTCCTTCAGGAAACTAACCGCTGAGGAACTGAAGAAGTTAATTGAGGAGGCTAAGAACGAGGGGCTGCCTCAGAGACCAAGCGCGTAA